Proteins co-encoded in one Alphaproteobacteria bacterium genomic window:
- a CDS encoding SRPBCC family protein has translation MLKKILLVFVVLILSFVGYVSTKPSEYRYERALVIAAPADVIFPFVNTQKEWEKWSPWADQDPDMKISYEGAESGVGSIVTWEGNSKVGKGSSTITESVPFDRVVFALDFVEPMAGKSTVTFTFSPTVEGTKVTWAMEGKAGFAAKAMSVIMDCGDICTSMMSKGLKKLAAVATADVAAKAAAIASEAAEAAKALDEKAEEAPAKE, from the coding sequence ATGTTGAAAAAAATCCTTCTCGTATTCGTCGTATTGATTCTTAGCTTTGTTGGTTATGTTTCAACGAAACCTTCAGAGTATCGCTATGAGCGTGCTCTGGTGATCGCCGCACCGGCCGATGTTATTTTCCCCTTCGTGAACACACAGAAGGAATGGGAAAAATGGTCGCCATGGGCAGATCAAGATCCCGATATGAAGATTAGCTACGAAGGCGCAGAGTCGGGTGTTGGCTCAATCGTGACATGGGAAGGTAACTCGAAAGTGGGCAAAGGTTCATCCACCATCACCGAAAGTGTGCCGTTTGATCGCGTCGTATTCGCGCTGGATTTCGTCGAGCCAATGGCTGGCAAAAGCACCGTTACTTTCACCTTCTCACCTACCGTAGAGGGCACGAAAGTGACGTGGGCAATGGAAGGTAAAGCAGGCTTTGCTGCCAAGGCGATGAGCGTTATCATGGATTGTGGAGATATCTGCACCAGCATGATGAGCAAGGGTCTCAAGAAATTGGCTGCTGTTGCTACGGCTGATGTTGCTGCAAAAGCTGCAGCGATTGCGTCGGAAGCGGCCGAGGCTGCTAAAGCGCTCGATGAGAAAGCAGAAGAAGCGCCCGCGAAGGAGTAG
- a CDS encoding DUF1698 domain-containing protein, protein MSAAYTKYKSVFAIKPSGNDEVKRIQQEMDALDRNAQYGWGHTIDFGAFEKQGVLGDNYLNIIDKLDEWGWLKPDYSGAAIADIGCYTGGISAILASRNPRIVYGVDELPSHLEQCNYLAKLLKKDNIKTIPSSVYTLGQHIENASLDMILFSGVLYHMSDMLVGLYQLNQLLKVGGELLIETNAVDDKNRSYANFGRYHGGMWWQPSGVCLRDMCEFMGYKDVEVKFYTYGRCLVRAIKETEHIPYRCGVNWPFESRMDRKKSVVNELIMAPARSNSMRIKRMIRQTVRKIFGKE, encoded by the coding sequence ATGAGCGCCGCCTATACCAAATACAAAAGCGTGTTTGCGATTAAACCATCTGGCAACGATGAAGTTAAGCGTATCCAGCAGGAAATGGATGCATTGGATCGCAACGCCCAGTATGGCTGGGGCCACACGATTGATTTTGGCGCATTTGAGAAACAGGGCGTGTTGGGCGATAATTACCTCAACATCATTGATAAACTTGACGAATGGGGCTGGCTGAAGCCCGATTATTCGGGCGCAGCGATTGCCGATATTGGCTGTTATACGGGCGGCATCAGCGCGATTCTTGCCTCGCGCAACCCGCGCATCGTCTATGGTGTTGACGAATTGCCATCGCACCTCGAGCAGTGCAACTACCTCGCAAAGTTGCTAAAAAAAGATAACATCAAAACGATTCCGTCCTCAGTTTACACGCTGGGGCAGCATATTGAAAATGCCTCGCTCGATATGATTCTATTCAGTGGCGTGCTTTACCACATGAGCGATATGTTGGTAGGGCTTTACCAACTGAACCAACTACTCAAGGTTGGTGGCGAATTACTCATCGAGACCAACGCGGTGGACGATAAAAACCGCTCATATGCGAATTTTGGTCGTTACCATGGCGGCATGTGGTGGCAGCCTTCTGGCGTTTGCTTGCGTGATATGTGCGAGTTCATGGGCTACAAAGACGTTGAGGTGAAATTCTACACCTATGGTCGTTGCCTGGTGCGTGCCATCAAAGAGACCGAGCATATTCCGTATCGCTGCGGCGTGAACTGGCCGTTTGAATCACGCATGGACCGCAAAAAATCTGTCGTGAACGAGTTGATCATGGCGCCTGCGCGCTCGAACTCAATGCGCATCAAGCGTATGATTCGCCAAACGGTGCGCAAGATATTCGGAAAAGAATAG
- a CDS encoding bifunctional helix-turn-helix transcriptional regulator/GNAT family N-acetyltransferase — MGTASHVAAIRHFNRTYTRHVGAVNGKSLPKGYSLPELHILHAIAQKPDITAKELTVLLDMDAGYLSRILTRLVKRKLVTRTPSVMDKRQLHLKLTPTGLQRFNEVEAFANHYVSEQLASLVPAKRDTMVKSMQTILNTINEDPSAPIIFRQLKLGDAGWIVHRHGALIAPEFGWDTRFEALCARILADFIDQYQPAWERSYVVERNGDILGSLFLVRHDAETAKLRLLYVEPAARGMGLATKLLEKAIQFARSKHYKRVTLFTTSNNLAARRLYDAVGFKIVKEEVQDFCGMPLTEEHWELMLA; from the coding sequence ATGGGAACTGCCTCGCACGTCGCCGCTATACGGCACTTTAACCGCACCTACACCCGCCATGTGGGCGCAGTGAACGGCAAGAGCTTGCCAAAAGGCTATAGTCTGCCTGAGTTACATATCTTGCACGCTATTGCGCAAAAGCCCGATATTACCGCTAAGGAGCTTACCGTCCTGCTGGATATGGATGCGGGGTATCTTAGCCGTATTCTGACACGGCTGGTGAAACGCAAACTCGTCACGCGCACACCCAGCGTGATGGATAAGCGTCAACTTCACCTGAAACTTACACCTACAGGCTTACAACGCTTTAATGAGGTTGAGGCATTCGCCAACCATTATGTAAGCGAGCAGTTGGCATCGCTCGTGCCCGCCAAGCGCGACACGATGGTTAAATCCATGCAGACAATTTTGAACACCATCAACGAAGACCCCTCTGCGCCGATCATCTTTCGCCAACTCAAACTGGGTGATGCGGGCTGGATTGTGCATCGTCATGGGGCGTTGATTGCTCCTGAATTTGGCTGGGATACACGCTTTGAAGCGCTTTGCGCGCGCATCCTGGCCGACTTTATTGACCAGTATCAACCAGCGTGGGAGCGTAGCTATGTCGTCGAGCGTAATGGCGATATTCTGGGTTCACTCTTTCTAGTACGCCACGATGCAGAAACGGCCAAGCTGCGCCTGCTCTATGTTGAGCCGGCCGCACGCGGCATGGGTTTGGCAACGAAGCTGCTTGAGAAGGCCATTCAATTTGCGCGCAGCAAACATTATAAACGTGTCACGCTTTTCACGACCTCGAACAATCTGGCCGCACGTCGCCTTTATGATGCAGTGGGCTTTAAGATTGTGAAAGAAGAGGTGCAGGATTTTTGTGGTATGCCGCTTACCGAAGAACATTGGGAGCTGATGCTTGCTTAA
- the hisB gene encoding imidazoleglycerol-phosphate dehydratase HisB, with the protein MARIAKVERKTKETSIVVEVNLDGTGQYQVSTGIGFLDHMLEQLSRHSLMDLKVEAKGDLHIDFHHTTEDTGLAIGQAVADALGERVGIRRYADALSPMDETLTRVAIDLSGRPYFVWNVSFTKPKLGEMDTELFREWFQAFAQTSGMTLHIENLYGVNNHHIVESCYKGVARCLRQAVEIDPRKADAVPSTKGVLTKK; encoded by the coding sequence ATGGCACGCATTGCAAAAGTCGAACGTAAAACGAAAGAAACCAGCATCGTCGTTGAGGTGAATCTCGATGGTACGGGCCAGTACCAAGTGAGCACGGGTATAGGGTTTCTCGACCATATGCTCGAGCAGCTTTCGCGCCATTCGTTGATGGACCTTAAGGTTGAGGCTAAGGGCGACCTCCACATCGATTTCCACCATACCACCGAAGATACAGGTCTGGCGATTGGCCAAGCCGTGGCCGATGCGCTGGGTGAACGCGTGGGCATTCGTCGCTATGCAGACGCCCTCTCGCCCATGGACGAAACATTGACCCGCGTGGCGATTGACCTTTCAGGCCGTCCTTACTTTGTGTGGAATGTCAGCTTCACCAAACCAAAATTAGGCGAGATGGACACCGAGTTATTCCGCGAATGGTTCCAAGCCTTTGCGCAGACCTCAGGCATGACACTGCATATCGAGAACCTCTATGGCGTGAATAACCACCATATCGTGGAGAGCTGCTATAAAGGTGTTGCGCGTTGCTTGCGCCAAGCAGTCGAGATTGACCCGCGTAAGGCCGATGCCGTGCCCTCCACCAAGGGTGTTTTGACAAAGAAATAA
- a CDS encoding DUF1523 family protein codes for MRRILFIAIPVIIIVGLLFTNLPYQWLTQRTIENVLIKDKQISTESQRRENVVTSTYLIYTDHGVFRNDDAGWFLKYNSSDFYGDLDVGKRYRLKVYGWRIPILSMYPNIARMKEVKE; via the coding sequence ATGCGCCGCATTCTGTTTATCGCCATTCCCGTCATTATCATCGTCGGGCTGCTGTTCACGAATCTTCCCTATCAGTGGCTAACCCAACGCACGATAGAGAATGTCCTCATCAAAGATAAGCAAATCTCTACCGAGAGCCAAAGACGTGAAAATGTCGTGACCAGCACGTACCTCATCTACACGGATCACGGCGTCTTTCGTAACGACGATGCGGGTTGGTTCCTGAAATATAATAGCAGCGATTTTTATGGTGATCTGGACGTGGGCAAGCGCTACCGCTTGAAAGTGTATGGGTGGCGCATACCCATTCTCAGCATGTACCCAAACATTGCGCGCATGAAAGAAGTAAAGGAATAG
- a CDS encoding alkylphosphonate utilization protein, protein MAHTHSQHVPKHCAHERSKGIAMEDLIVKDSNGTRLADGDSVTLIKDLKVKGANVTLKRGTMIKNIRLTFNEDEIECNAEKVKGLVLRTEFLKKA, encoded by the coding sequence GTGGCGCATACCCATTCTCAGCATGTACCCAAACATTGCGCGCATGAAAGAAGTAAAGGAATAGCGATGGAAGATCTCATTGTAAAAGATAGTAACGGCACGCGTCTGGCAGACGGTGACTCAGTAACACTCATCAAGGATTTGAAAGTCAAAGGCGCGAACGTGACTTTAAAGCGCGGCACGATGATCAAGAACATTCGCCTCACGTTTAACGAGGACGAAATTGAATGCAACGCCGAGAAAGTCAAAGGCCTTGTATTGCGTACCGAGTTCTTGAAAAAGGCGTAA